The Glycine max cultivar Williams 82 chromosome 12, Glycine_max_v4.0, whole genome shotgun sequence genome window below encodes:
- the LOC100814871 gene encoding stem-specific protein TSJT1, which produces MLSIFHKGFAHPPEELKSPASNSGSNKPKIPEETLREFLSHHPHNTFSLSFGHSAVLAYTRPDPPSFVHQRLFCGIDDIYCIFLGSLNNLCSLNKQYGLAKGTNEAMFVIEAYKTLRDRGPYPADQVVKDLDGSFGFVVYDSKVGSVFAALGSDGGIKLYWGIAADESVVISDDLDVMKEGCAKSFAPFPPGCMFHSEGGLMSFEHPMNKLKAMPRIDSEGAICGANFKVDKYARVNSIPRVGSQANWMEWTQH; this is translated from the exons ATGTTGTCCATTTTTCACAAGGGGTTTGCTCACCCACCTGAAGAGCTTAAAAGCCCTGCATCTAACAGTGGCTCCAACAAGCCTAAGATTCCTGAGGAAACTCTAAGAGAATTTCTTTCTCATCATCCCCATAACACTTTTTCTCTGAGTTTTGGTCACTCTGCTGTTCTAGCTTATACTCGTCCTGATCCACCTTCCTTTGTTCATCAAAG GTTGTTTTGTGGGATTGATGACATATACTGTATCTTTTTGGGGAGCTTGAACAATTTGTGCTCACTCAACAAGCAGTATGGTTTGGCAAAGGGCACCAACGAAGCCATGTTTGTGATTGAAGCTTACAAGACACTCCGTGACCGTGGTCCATACCCTGCAGATCAAGTTGTGAAGGATCTTGATGGCAGCTTTGGCTTTGTTGTCTATGACAGCAAGGTTGGCAGTGTCTTTGCAGCactg GGTTCTGATGGTGGAATTAAGCTGTATTGGGGTATTGCAGCTGATGAATCTGTGGTAATCTCGGATGATCTAGATGTCATGAAAGAGGGGTGCGCCAAATCCTTTGCTCCCTTTCCACCAG GGTGTATGTTTCACAGTGAAGGAGGATTGATGAGCTTTGAGCATCCAATGAACAAGTTGAAAGCAATGCCTAGAATAGACAGTGAAGGGGCCATATGTGGAGCCAACTTCAAGGTTGACAAGTACGCAAGGGTCAACAGCATACCTCGAGTAGGAAGCCAGGCTAATTGGATGGAATGGACCCAGCATTag